The Pontibacter pudoricolor genome contains a region encoding:
- a CDS encoding DEAD/DEAH box helicase — MKVFTTQPFQVVYSLFEHEYLGYLFESFVVQINSRGQLTLQHQNISAKNSSEFSAGLDANDFKLVQLMDQIQQDAVLKRFSPKKMSPVDFFLKVYDPEKGDKALQETITHYMQVRMGKIMELLRGKQTYIMGKDGEPTWRKISIAPEKASVLFHFHRQDDGSTHYFPTIKYAGQKLEFMFKNASLVCYEPAWLMLNGVIYSFEKPIDGKKLQPFLNKRFIAIPQSIEENYFSKFVAPLLESFDVYASAFEIKKDKYTPEPLLVFSTIKAANVPGIFARTQPDSKIDREPDKILFELAYKYGNQEVQATENKKVSVSLEKTADNFIFHRLVRDGVREKEFCKELNNRGLEIKNGKAVLEKGAAFAWLGTHISELEEQGYTIKQSDKTGKNYFIGDVAVEVGITEKNDWFDIYGIVRFGEFEIPFIKLKSHILTKNNEFVLPNGQIAIIPDEWFTQYIELFAFSEGDEQLTLRKHHMALVNDLYNGNLATVTMSRKLEKLREFETIEDHPMPVGFRGELRPYQKAGYNWLQFVQNYKFGGCLADDMGLGKTVQTLAMLQHRKEQGAESATLLVMPTSLIYNWLHEAQKFTPELRILSYTGTYRNKDVAHFQDYDVVLTSYGIVRLDAALLKQYYFDYIILDESQAIKNPDSTTSKAVRSLKSKHRLILTGTPVENSTMDLWSQMSFINPGLLGNQHFFRNEFLKPIEKEKDEQKTRKLHALIKPFILRRHKSQVAKELPEKIEHTTYCKMTEEQGHAYEETKSFYRNKILTNLEENGPGNTQFMLLQGLMKLRQIANHPLMADPNYEGESGKIKEVLRMTRNVVGKGHKVLIFSQFVKHLEIVRTALDERGITYAYLDGNTKNRHQQVELFQTDETIQVFLISLKAGGVGLNLTAADYVFILDPWWNPAVEAQAVDRAHRIGQQNTVFTYKFITKDSVEEKILALQNRKLQLVNELISIDENVIKNLTKEDIASLLS; from the coding sequence ATGAAAGTTTTTACCACGCAGCCTTTTCAGGTAGTTTATTCCCTCTTCGAGCATGAGTATCTCGGATACCTGTTTGAGTCTTTTGTGGTCCAGATAAATTCCCGCGGACAGCTTACCCTGCAGCACCAGAATATCTCGGCTAAAAATTCATCTGAGTTTTCCGCTGGGTTAGATGCAAATGATTTTAAGCTGGTACAGCTAATGGACCAGATACAGCAGGATGCTGTGCTTAAAAGGTTCTCGCCAAAAAAAATGTCGCCGGTTGATTTTTTCCTGAAAGTATATGACCCCGAAAAAGGTGACAAAGCGCTGCAGGAAACTATAACCCACTACATGCAAGTGCGCATGGGCAAAATAATGGAGCTGCTGCGCGGCAAGCAAACCTATATTATGGGCAAGGACGGTGAACCAACCTGGCGTAAAATATCTATCGCGCCTGAAAAAGCGTCGGTATTGTTCCATTTCCACCGCCAGGATGATGGCAGTACGCATTACTTCCCAACTATAAAATATGCCGGCCAGAAGCTGGAGTTCATGTTTAAGAACGCATCGCTGGTTTGTTATGAGCCTGCCTGGCTAATGCTGAATGGCGTGATCTATAGTTTTGAAAAGCCGATAGATGGTAAGAAACTACAGCCTTTCTTGAACAAGCGCTTTATAGCTATTCCGCAAAGTATTGAGGAGAATTACTTCAGCAAATTTGTAGCGCCGCTCCTGGAATCCTTTGATGTATATGCCTCTGCCTTCGAGATTAAAAAAGACAAGTATACACCTGAGCCGCTACTGGTATTCTCAACTATAAAAGCGGCAAATGTACCCGGCATATTTGCCAGAACACAACCCGATTCTAAAATAGACCGTGAGCCGGATAAAATCCTGTTTGAGCTGGCCTACAAATACGGCAACCAAGAAGTGCAGGCTACCGAAAACAAAAAGGTAAGCGTAAGCCTGGAAAAAACTGCTGACAACTTTATTTTCCATAGGCTGGTGCGCGATGGTGTACGTGAAAAGGAGTTTTGCAAAGAACTGAACAATCGTGGCCTTGAAATAAAGAACGGTAAAGCCGTGCTGGAAAAAGGCGCTGCTTTTGCATGGCTAGGTACGCATATTTCGGAACTGGAAGAGCAGGGCTATACTATAAAGCAGTCTGATAAAACCGGTAAGAATTACTTTATAGGCGATGTGGCTGTAGAAGTAGGCATTACCGAGAAAAATGACTGGTTCGATATTTACGGTATAGTTCGTTTCGGAGAGTTCGAGATTCCGTTTATCAAACTAAAAAGCCACATCCTTACCAAGAATAATGAGTTTGTATTACCAAACGGGCAAATAGCTATTATTCCGGATGAGTGGTTTACGCAATACATAGAGCTGTTTGCTTTCTCGGAAGGTGACGAGCAGTTGACGCTTCGCAAGCACCACATGGCTCTTGTAAACGACCTGTATAATGGTAACCTGGCTACGGTAACAATGAGCCGCAAACTGGAAAAGCTTCGCGAGTTTGAAACGATAGAAGATCATCCGATGCCGGTTGGGTTTAGAGGTGAGCTGAGACCGTATCAGAAAGCTGGTTATAACTGGCTGCAGTTTGTACAGAACTATAAGTTTGGCGGTTGCCTTGCCGATGACATGGGCCTTGGTAAAACCGTGCAAACGCTGGCGATGCTGCAGCACCGCAAAGAACAGGGAGCAGAGTCAGCTACGTTGCTGGTAATGCCGACTTCGCTTATCTATAACTGGCTGCACGAAGCTCAGAAATTTACACCTGAACTACGCATACTGAGCTATACCGGCACGTATCGTAACAAAGATGTGGCGCATTTCCAGGACTATGATGTGGTACTGACATCGTATGGTATAGTTCGCCTTGATGCTGCGCTGCTGAAACAATATTATTTCGATTACATTATCCTGGATGAGTCGCAGGCCATAAAAAACCCGGATTCGACTACGTCTAAAGCTGTAAGATCGCTTAAATCGAAGCACAGGCTTATACTTACCGGTACGCCTGTCGAGAACAGCACCATGGACTTATGGTCGCAGATGTCGTTTATTAACCCGGGTCTGTTAGGTAACCAGCATTTCTTCCGGAACGAGTTTTTAAAGCCGATCGAGAAAGAGAAAGACGAGCAGAAGACACGCAAACTGCACGCACTTATAAAGCCTTTCATCCTTCGCAGGCACAAATCGCAGGTGGCCAAAGAGCTTCCCGAAAAGATAGAGCACACCACTTACTGTAAAATGACAGAAGAGCAGGGGCACGCCTACGAAGAGACCAAATCGTTTTACCGCAACAAGATACTAACCAACCTGGAAGAGAACGGTCCGGGCAATACCCAGTTCATGCTGTTGCAGGGCCTGATGAAGCTGCGGCAGATTGCCAACCACCCCTTAATGGCCGACCCGAACTACGAAGGGGAATCCGGGAAGATAAAGGAAGTGCTGCGTATGACACGTAACGTGGTTGGCAAAGGGCATAAAGTTTTGATCTTTAGTCAGTTTGTGAAGCACCTCGAGATTGTGCGGACTGCGCTGGATGAACGCGGGATAACATATGCTTACCTGGATGGGAATACCAAAAACAGGCACCAGCAGGTAGAGCTTTTCCAGACCGATGAAACGATACAGGTATTTCTTATCTCGCTGAAGGCTGGTGGTGTGGGCCTTAACCTGACTGCCGCCGATTATGTGTTTATACTTGACCCGTGGTGGAATCCGGCCGTGGAAGCGCAGGCCGTAGACAGAGCGCATCGCATCGGGCAGCAGAACACAGTGTTTACCTACAAATTCATCACAAAAGATTCGGTAGAAGAAAAGATACTGGCCCTGCAAAACCGAAAGCTGCAACTGGTAAACGAACTTATCAGCATCGATGAGAATGTGATTAAAAACCTGACAAAAGAGGATATAGCTAGTCTGTTAAGTTAA
- the rbfA gene encoding 30S ribosome-binding factor RbfA: protein MESKRQQKFSRLIQKELAEVFQRETTHLFGGAYISVSTVRVSPDLGLARVYLSVMLAPNKEELLQELRVNTKTIRHHLAQRIKSQVRVIPELVFYLDDSAEYAAHIDKLFTGIEIPPTDKDYDTDDYIEDIDNDKK from the coding sequence ATGGAAAGTAAAAGACAACAGAAATTCTCACGCCTGATACAGAAAGAGCTGGCCGAAGTGTTTCAGAGAGAAACGACACACCTTTTTGGTGGCGCCTATATCTCTGTAAGCACGGTTCGTGTATCTCCGGACCTTGGGCTGGCACGTGTATACCTTAGCGTAATGCTGGCACCTAACAAGGAAGAGCTCCTGCAGGAACTGCGCGTGAACACCAAAACAATACGCCATCACTTGGCGCAACGTATTAAAAGCCAGGTTAGGGTGATTCCTGAATTGGTGTTTTACCTGGACGACAGCGCCGAATACGCTGCTCACATTGATAAGCTGTTCACCGGGATCGAGATTCCGCCGACTGATAAAGATTACGATACAGACGATTATATCGAAGACATCGATAACGATAAAAAATAG
- a CDS encoding SRPBCC family protein has protein sequence MQLHLRTNVRQNYRQVFEAFDEQLFRKLAPPYPTLKLLRFDGSEPGDVVEVELQTGVKSFRWTSLITERTITDSEAYFVDEGQVLPPPLKLWHHKHLVTALGAGATIHDIINYSTGNKLLDLLLYPLMVAQFSMRKPVYRKIFGRL, from the coding sequence GTGCAGCTACATCTCAGAACCAATGTCAGGCAGAACTATAGGCAGGTGTTTGAGGCATTTGATGAGCAGCTGTTCCGGAAACTCGCCCCGCCCTACCCTACATTAAAGCTGTTGCGGTTTGATGGATCTGAGCCCGGCGATGTGGTGGAAGTTGAACTGCAGACAGGTGTAAAGTCTTTCCGGTGGACGAGCCTGATAACCGAACGAACTATAACTGATAGCGAAGCTTACTTTGTAGACGAAGGCCAGGTGCTTCCTCCCCCACTTAAACTATGGCACCACAAGCACCTGGTAACAGCACTTGGCGCTGGCGCAACTATACACGACATTATAAACTATAGTACCGGCAACAAACTGCTCGACCTGCTGCTTTATCCGCTTATGGTAGCCCAGTTCAGTATGCGGAAGCCTGTTTACAGGAAAATATTTGGTAGACTATAG
- the tatC gene encoding twin-arginine translocase subunit TatC — protein MDQNFLEEEPKEMSFVDHLEELRWHLIRAVASILIFSIIAFLAKSFVFHDIILAPARTDFLSYRIMCDLGNALGMEAFCIDELGFTIQSRQMSGQLSMHMLVSVVIGLACAFPYAFWEIWRFVSPGLYDQERKSSRGAVFFVSVLFIMGLLFGYYVVSPISINFLAGYQVDPSIVNEFDLNSYISTLTTLCLSCAFMFQLPVIVYFFTKAGLLSPEIMKLYRRHAVIVILVVGAIITPPDVISQLLISIPLMLLYEVSIIVSRSIRNSDLKKLNQNNTI, from the coding sequence ATGGATCAAAACTTTTTGGAGGAAGAACCGAAAGAGATGTCCTTTGTGGACCATCTTGAAGAGTTAAGATGGCATCTGATACGGGCTGTTGCTTCTATCCTTATATTTTCTATTATTGCTTTTCTAGCTAAAAGCTTCGTTTTTCACGATATCATACTGGCTCCTGCGCGTACAGATTTTCTGAGCTACAGGATAATGTGCGATTTGGGGAATGCCCTGGGGATGGAGGCTTTTTGTATTGATGAGCTAGGGTTTACGATACAAAGCCGGCAAATGAGTGGGCAGCTTTCTATGCACATGCTGGTGTCGGTGGTGATCGGTCTGGCCTGTGCTTTTCCGTATGCTTTCTGGGAGATCTGGCGTTTTGTAAGCCCTGGCTTATATGATCAGGAACGGAAGAGCTCGCGTGGCGCTGTGTTCTTTGTTTCCGTGCTGTTTATAATGGGCTTGCTGTTCGGGTACTATGTTGTATCTCCGATCTCCATCAACTTTCTGGCAGGTTATCAGGTCGATCCTTCTATTGTAAATGAGTTTGATCTGAACTCGTATATTTCTACGCTTACAACACTTTGCCTGTCATGTGCATTTATGTTTCAGTTGCCGGTTATAGTTTACTTCTTCACAAAAGCAGGACTGTTATCGCCGGAAATAATGAAACTATACCGCAGGCATGCTGTTATCGTAATATTAGTGGTAGGCGCCATTATAACACCACCGGATGTGATTAGCCAGTTGCTGATCTCGATTCCGCTGATGTTGCTTTACGAGGTAAGTATAATAGTTTCGCGCTCGATCCGGAATAGTGATTTAAAGAAACTGAACCAAAACAATACGATCTAA
- the crtD gene encoding 1-hydroxycarotenoid 3,4-desaturase CrtD, producing MAKAAIIGAGIGGIAASIRLAVKGYEVTVFEANESFGGKMHEFWLSNYRFDAGPSLFTLPHLVDELFTLANRNPTDYFTYTRLDPITHYFWPDGSQLKAFADPEKFSLEAEKQLGVPKQTVLKALSKSARLYKGTADTFLHKSLHKLNTYLSTDILKSLQCLPDLGLTTTMHDANKELFSDDRFVQLLDRFATYNGSDPYQAPATLNIIPHLEHGIGAFYPKGGIYSIAASLVKLAEELGVKFRYNEKAEQIIVEGSKVAGVQTTKAYYSADVVVSNMDVMPTYRRLLPNQPAPETTLQQPRSSSALIFYWGVKKEFPELHLHNIFFSGNYKTEFEHIFKHKTISTDPTVYVNITSKLEKQDAPAGSENWFVMVNVPHNQGQNWQELTSVTRETVISKLSKMLKTNLEQLIEHEQVLDPLTIESRTSSFAGALYGSSSNNRLAAFLRHPNFSGKLKGLYFCGGSVHPGGGIPLCLLSAKIVADLAPEPTK from the coding sequence ATGGCAAAAGCGGCAATTATAGGTGCGGGCATCGGCGGTATTGCGGCAAGCATACGGCTGGCTGTAAAAGGCTATGAAGTTACTGTGTTTGAAGCCAACGAAAGCTTTGGCGGCAAGATGCACGAGTTCTGGCTGAGCAACTATAGGTTCGATGCCGGGCCGTCGCTTTTTACGTTGCCGCATTTGGTGGATGAGCTTTTTACACTTGCCAACAGAAACCCAACTGATTACTTTACTTATACCCGCTTAGACCCGATCACGCATTATTTCTGGCCTGATGGCAGCCAGCTTAAAGCATTTGCTGATCCTGAAAAGTTTTCCCTTGAAGCAGAAAAGCAATTGGGCGTGCCAAAACAAACAGTGCTGAAAGCGCTCAGCAAAAGTGCCCGGCTCTACAAAGGCACTGCCGATACATTTCTGCACAAATCGCTACATAAGCTGAATACTTACCTGAGTACTGATATACTGAAATCGTTGCAATGTTTGCCGGACCTGGGCTTGACGACTACCATGCACGATGCCAACAAAGAGCTTTTTTCGGATGACAGGTTTGTGCAGCTGCTGGACCGGTTTGCTACTTACAATGGATCTGACCCGTATCAGGCACCTGCCACGTTGAACATTATTCCGCATTTAGAGCATGGAATTGGTGCATTTTACCCCAAAGGCGGTATCTATAGTATAGCAGCCAGTTTGGTGAAGCTCGCTGAAGAATTAGGTGTGAAGTTCCGGTATAATGAGAAAGCAGAGCAGATTATAGTGGAAGGGAGTAAGGTAGCAGGCGTACAAACTACAAAAGCGTACTATAGCGCTGATGTGGTGGTGAGTAACATGGACGTAATGCCAACCTACCGCCGGCTTTTACCCAATCAGCCTGCCCCTGAAACTACCTTGCAGCAACCACGCTCCAGCTCCGCACTGATCTTTTACTGGGGAGTAAAAAAGGAGTTTCCGGAGCTGCACCTGCATAACATTTTCTTTAGCGGCAACTATAAAACCGAGTTCGAGCATATCTTTAAACACAAGACTATAAGTACGGACCCAACGGTGTACGTAAACATCACCTCTAAACTGGAAAAGCAGGACGCGCCGGCTGGCAGCGAGAACTGGTTTGTAATGGTAAACGTGCCGCACAACCAGGGACAGAACTGGCAGGAACTAACCTCCGTTACACGTGAAACAGTAATCAGTAAACTCAGCAAAATGCTGAAAACAAACCTGGAACAACTTATAGAACACGAACAGGTGCTGGACCCGCTGACGATAGAAAGTCGTACGTCGTCATTTGCCGGCGCGCTTTACGGGAGCAGTTCCAATAACAGGCTGGCCGCCTTCTTAAGGCATCCGAATTTTAGTGGTAAGCTTAAAGGACTTTACTTTTGTGGAGGCAGCGTACACCCGGGCGGTGGTATTCCGTTATGCCTGCTTTCGGCTAAAATAGTGGCTGACCTGGCCCCCGAACCAACTAAATGA
- a CDS encoding class I SAM-dependent methyltransferase yields MHYDPIKRVLGDVFNKTPFLRRVFFNLLDLLLLRTWHVHKELRQWASDRRNKEQNILDAGAGFGQYTYHLSSMSPKWNILAVDVKEEQVSDNNRFMRELSRHNVLFKIADLVHFRQPDSYDLILSVDVMEHILEDVDVFKNFYSSLRPGGMLVISTPSDQGGSDVHGDDETSFIEEHVRDGYNINEIQEKLRIAGFSKMEARYSYGKPGQISWRLSMKYPMLMLNTSKLFFIVLPFYYLVTFPFSLVLNWLDVNNRHASGTGLIVKAWK; encoded by the coding sequence ATGCATTACGACCCAATAAAGCGGGTGCTTGGAGATGTTTTCAACAAAACTCCGTTCCTGCGTCGTGTATTTTTTAACCTGTTAGATTTATTGCTGCTGCGGACCTGGCATGTGCACAAAGAGCTGCGCCAGTGGGCTTCTGATCGCCGAAACAAAGAGCAGAATATTCTGGATGCTGGTGCCGGCTTCGGACAGTATACCTACCATTTATCCAGCATGAGCCCAAAGTGGAACATATTGGCGGTAGATGTAAAGGAAGAGCAGGTGTCCGATAACAACAGGTTTATGCGCGAGCTTAGCCGCCACAACGTGCTGTTCAAAATAGCTGATTTAGTACACTTCCGCCAACCGGATAGCTACGACCTGATCCTTTCAGTGGATGTGATGGAGCATATCCTGGAAGATGTGGACGTGTTCAAAAACTTCTATAGTTCGCTTCGGCCGGGCGGCATGCTGGTAATCTCTACCCCTTCTGATCAGGGTGGTTCGGATGTGCACGGCGACGATGAAACTTCTTTTATAGAAGAGCACGTACGCGATGGCTACAACATCAACGAAATACAGGAAAAACTTCGCATAGCAGGTTTCAGCAAAATGGAAGCTCGTTACTCCTATGGCAAACCAGGGCAGATATCCTGGAGGTTATCAATGAAGTACCCAATGCTGATGCTGAACACGTCAAAACTATTCTTTATAGTGCTGCCGTTTTACTATCTTGTTACATTTCCGTTCAGCCTGGTACTAAACTGGCTCGATGTGAATAACAGGCATGCATCCGGTACCGGCCTGATCGTAAAAGCCTGGAAGTAG
- a CDS encoding ABC transporter permease, translating into MNVPFLIAKRYFFSKKKRNIISIISNIAMIGVAVGSMALIIVLSVFNGLEDLIRKIYSSFDPDLKITIVEGKAFETDTEFMNRIRRMPGVAVVSEVIEDNALLRYNDRQMVVKVKGVSENFFQQNEIDTSVVEGHHHLIQDGKYYALVGRGVQYQLSIKPGNQFVPMQFLYPRNTKFNPMNPEGAFNSMPILPGGVFAIERQYDDAYVFVPLNYAAELLEYGRKRTALEIKVEEGYRIEQVKQSLKELLGDKFRIQNSDEQHTSLLRAVKVEKLFVFVTFAFILFIASLNIFFSLSMLVIDKKKDIAILASMGATATTIRNIFLFEGALVAFIGAAYGLSMGMLICNLQQTFGVISMGMATSLVEAYPIKMEIQDFVLTGAAIVIITLLVSIRPARKAAAMSVIENI; encoded by the coding sequence ATGAACGTCCCTTTTCTCATAGCAAAGCGCTACTTCTTCTCTAAAAAGAAGCGGAACATCATCAGCATTATCTCGAATATTGCGATGATCGGCGTAGCTGTGGGTTCTATGGCGCTGATTATAGTGCTATCAGTTTTTAACGGGCTCGAAGACCTTATCCGGAAGATCTATTCCAGCTTTGACCCGGACCTGAAGATAACTATAGTTGAAGGCAAAGCTTTTGAAACGGATACCGAGTTTATGAACCGCATTCGCCGGATGCCGGGTGTGGCCGTAGTGTCGGAAGTGATAGAAGATAATGCCTTGCTCCGCTATAACGACCGCCAGATGGTGGTAAAAGTGAAAGGCGTAAGCGAGAATTTTTTCCAGCAGAACGAAATCGACACGTCGGTGGTGGAAGGGCATCATCACCTGATACAGGACGGTAAATATTATGCGCTGGTGGGGCGCGGCGTACAGTATCAGCTATCCATTAAGCCGGGTAACCAGTTTGTGCCCATGCAGTTTTTGTATCCCCGTAACACCAAATTCAATCCCATGAACCCCGAAGGCGCTTTTAACAGCATGCCTATATTGCCGGGCGGGGTTTTTGCCATAGAGCGCCAGTACGACGATGCTTATGTATTTGTACCACTAAACTATGCAGCCGAGTTACTGGAATATGGCCGTAAACGAACTGCCTTAGAAATTAAAGTAGAAGAAGGCTATCGCATAGAACAGGTAAAGCAATCGCTAAAAGAATTGCTTGGGGATAAGTTCAGGATACAGAACAGCGATGAACAACACACCAGTTTACTACGGGCGGTTAAGGTAGAAAAGCTTTTTGTGTTCGTCACCTTTGCGTTTATCCTTTTTATAGCGTCGCTTAATATTTTCTTCTCCCTCTCCATGCTGGTGATAGATAAGAAGAAAGACATTGCCATACTTGCCTCTATGGGCGCAACAGCTACAACTATCCGGAACATTTTCCTTTTTGAAGGTGCGCTGGTAGCCTTTATTGGGGCAGCCTATGGTCTCTCCATGGGGATGCTGATCTGTAACCTGCAGCAAACATTTGGTGTAATCTCGATGGGGATGGCTACATCCTTAGTGGAAGCGTACCCTATTAAAATGGAGATACAGGACTTTGTATTAACCGGTGCAGCTATAGTTATCATCACGCTGTTGGTTTCTATCAGGCCGGCCCGCAAAGCTGCTGCTATGTCTGTTATTGAGAATATCTAA
- the rpiB gene encoding ribose 5-phosphate isomerase B has translation MAYKIAIGGDHAGYTYKKLLKKYLDELGHQVQDFGPGSEESVDYPDHVHPLAKAVVNKEADFGILICGSGNGVAMTANKYKEIRAALCWKTELAKLAREHNDANILCIPARFVSEEEAEEMVKVFLSTDFEGGRHQNRVNKIADC, from the coding sequence ATGGCTTATAAAATTGCAATTGGCGGTGACCATGCCGGTTACACCTATAAGAAGTTGCTGAAAAAGTATCTGGATGAGCTAGGGCACCAGGTGCAGGACTTCGGACCAGGTTCAGAAGAATCGGTAGACTACCCGGACCATGTGCATCCGCTGGCAAAAGCAGTTGTAAACAAGGAAGCAGACTTTGGCATTCTGATCTGCGGTAGCGGAAACGGGGTAGCCATGACAGCAAATAAGTATAAGGAGATAAGAGCTGCCCTTTGCTGGAAAACAGAGCTGGCCAAACTTGCCCGCGAACATAACGATGCCAACATACTTTGTATACCAGCCAGGTTTGTTTCTGAAGAAGAGGCAGAGGAAATGGTAAAAGTATTTTTAAGCACAGACTTTGAAGGTGGCCGCCACCAGAATAGAGTAAACAAAATTGCCGACTGCTAA
- a CDS encoding carotenoid biosynthesis protein has translation MIMIKTIDNATAITTKTTRTIGFWVCLVVLVIFHGVGFWGLMFSGRPMHFQELTPLNLLLTNILLFSLHRNWNTPFILFAVIITIAGFMAEVVGVHTGLLFGQYSYGATLGTKLWDVPLLIGLNWLMLVYSTGTIVSKLKVNLFVKALTGAALMLLLDFFMEPVAMQFDFWDWKGNTIPLSNYAGWLGLAFLMHLYFQVAAIYRQNPLAPFVYLVQLLFFIGLYAML, from the coding sequence ATGATCATGATCAAAACGATAGATAACGCTACAGCTATAACAACAAAAACAACCCGAACTATAGGCTTTTGGGTTTGCCTTGTAGTGTTGGTTATTTTCCACGGAGTAGGTTTCTGGGGTTTGATGTTCAGTGGCCGGCCCATGCATTTCCAGGAACTTACACCGCTAAACCTCCTGCTTACCAACATCCTGCTTTTTAGCCTGCACCGTAACTGGAACACACCCTTCATTCTTTTTGCAGTAATCATAACTATAGCAGGCTTTATGGCCGAAGTAGTTGGCGTGCATACAGGCTTGCTTTTCGGGCAATACAGCTATGGCGCAACGCTGGGCACTAAACTATGGGATGTGCCGCTCCTGATCGGGCTTAACTGGCTGATGCTGGTGTACAGTACCGGAACTATAGTTAGCAAGCTAAAAGTAAACCTGTTTGTTAAAGCGCTGACTGGTGCTGCGTTAATGCTACTACTCGATTTTTTTATGGAGCCGGTAGCCATGCAGTTCGATTTCTGGGACTGGAAAGGCAATACCATACCGCTATCTAATTATGCAGGTTGGCTGGGGCTTGCGTTTCTGATGCACCTATATTTTCAGGTAGCAGCTATATACAGGCAAAACCCGCTGGCACCCTTTGTGTACCTGGTTCAGTTGCTGTTTTTTATAGGATTATATGCTATGCTTTAA
- the glyA gene encoding serine hydroxymethyltransferase, giving the protein MQKDTAIFDLIAKEKARQMHGIELIASENFVSEQVMRAMGSEMTNKYAEGLPGKRYYGGCEIVDQSEQLAIDRAKELFGAEWVNVQPHSGAQANAAVMLAVLQPGDKILGFDLSHGGHLTHGSPVNFSGKLYQPSFYGVEQETGLIDFDKVVETARREKPKLIICGASAYSRDWDYKKLRAAADEVGALLMADISHPSGLIAKGLLNNPFEHCHIITTTTHKTLRGPRGGMIMMGKDFENPFGLKTPKGETRMMSSVLDGAVFPGTQGGPLEHVIAAKAVAYFEALSDDYLGYIKQVQQNAQAMARAFVDRGYNIISGGTDNHMMLIDLRTKGLTGKLAENTLVKADITINKNMVPFDDKSPFVTSGMRVGTAAITTRGLKENDMTRIVELIDDVLMNHDNESKLTSVRNEVNNWMQQYPLFAY; this is encoded by the coding sequence ATGCAGAAAGACACAGCTATATTCGACCTGATCGCTAAAGAGAAAGCTCGCCAAATGCATGGTATAGAACTTATTGCTTCTGAAAACTTTGTTTCGGAGCAGGTAATGCGTGCCATGGGTAGCGAAATGACTAACAAGTACGCTGAAGGCCTTCCGGGGAAGCGTTATTATGGCGGTTGCGAAATTGTAGACCAGTCGGAGCAGTTGGCTATAGATAGAGCGAAGGAGTTATTTGGTGCTGAATGGGTAAACGTGCAGCCACACTCAGGTGCTCAGGCTAACGCTGCTGTTATGTTGGCAGTGCTGCAGCCCGGTGATAAAATACTTGGATTTGACCTTTCACATGGTGGGCACTTGACACACGGTTCACCGGTTAACTTTTCGGGTAAACTATACCAGCCGTCTTTTTATGGTGTAGAGCAGGAAACAGGTCTTATAGACTTCGATAAAGTAGTTGAAACGGCACGTCGCGAAAAACCAAAACTTATTATTTGTGGTGCCTCCGCTTACAGCCGTGACTGGGATTATAAAAAACTGCGTGCAGCCGCTGATGAAGTAGGCGCACTCTTAATGGCTGATATCTCACACCCTTCAGGCCTTATCGCAAAAGGGTTATTGAACAACCCGTTTGAGCATTGCCATATTATTACTACAACTACCCACAAGACTTTACGCGGTCCAAGAGGCGGTATGATCATGATGGGGAAAGACTTTGAGAACCCATTTGGCTTGAAAACTCCGAAAGGCGAGACGCGCATGATGTCTTCAGTGCTGGATGGTGCAGTTTTTCCGGGAACACAGGGTGGGCCGTTAGAGCACGTAATTGCAGCTAAGGCTGTAGCGTATTTCGAAGCACTTTCAGATGATTACCTGGGCTACATAAAGCAGGTGCAGCAAAACGCACAGGCTATGGCCAGGGCGTTTGTTGATCGTGGCTACAACATCATCTCTGGGGGCACAGACAACCATATGATGCTGATCGACCTGCGTACAAAAGGGCTTACCGGTAAGCTGGCTGAAAATACATTGGTTAAAGCTGATATCACGATCAATAAGAACATGGTGCCGTTCGATGATAAATCACCGTTTGTAACATCAGGTATGCGTGTAGGCACTGCTGCCATTACAACACGTGGTCTGAAGGAGAACGATATGACGCGTATAGTTGAGCTTATTGATGATGTGCTGATGAACCACGATAATGAGTCGAAACTTACCTCTGTTCGCAACGAAGTAAATAACTGGATGCAGCAATACCCGCTGTTCGCTTACTAA